In the Solibacillus sp. FSL K6-1523 genome, one interval contains:
- a CDS encoding RNA polymerase sigma factor — protein sequence MKFVDLYDAYFDDIYRYVYVKTSNKWETEDLVSEVFRKAFEKFSMVEGHPNDKAWLFTIARNTVIDYYRKNKSVLLGDEFEQYLSPLPFEDPFEGKTEQECLQKSLRHLTEADLEITELRYFADLKFKDMAVILNKEEGSLRVKSNRITRKLGVLVKKCLGGL from the coding sequence GTGAAGTTTGTTGATTTGTATGATGCTTATTTTGATGACATTTATCGTTATGTGTATGTAAAGACGAGTAATAAATGGGAAACGGAAGATTTGGTGAGTGAGGTGTTTCGGAAGGCATTTGAGAAGTTTTCTATGGTGGAGGGGCATCCGAATGATAAAGCATGGCTGTTTACGATCGCGCGGAATACGGTCATTGATTACTATCGGAAAAATAAAAGTGTGCTATTGGGAGATGAATTCGAACAGTATTTGAGCCCGCTTCCATTTGAAGATCCGTTTGAAGGGAAGACGGAGCAGGAATGTTTACAAAAAAGTTTACGGCATTTAACAGAAGCCGATTTAGAAATTACGGAGTTACGCTATTTTGCAGATTTGAAATTTAAAGACATGGCGGTCATTTTGAATAAAGAGGAAGGGTCGCTTCGTGTAAAGTCAAATCGTATTACAAGAAAATTAGGTGTTTTAGTGAAGAAGTGTTTGGGGGGATTGTGA
- a CDS encoding DUF4179 domain-containing protein translates to MKIDKSLKEEINEEMEKVQVPSSIYEFAKNIKEESEKKSDIKKLPKRKRGWRKSQFAVAAVISFGILTGSVFLNPTMAEVVSKIPYLGQIFQKPIPEVIWEVLEKEGYKTAGIGMGIWEGKPQFDIQLQGTEEYVSQEREHVLTILSETLNNKGYDNYELKVSDVKEVSPFLAEIVKQREQLGDKLMQDLQVAGYSIMNINAYSPVVKVYIPIADEDKEVEIYKAVIKLLEANNTPKQVQVITRNVSEEEIEMQWKPFMMSIEEEFFLKKEYGVADIKYSYKPEKVTITIKTNIESTDVKSNETVTKIRKGITEFLDSEEVKIKVGNQKYELIVRDKKGNDFPF, encoded by the coding sequence ATGAAAATTGATAAATCGTTGAAGGAAGAGATCAATGAAGAGATGGAAAAAGTCCAGGTCCCGTCTTCAATATACGAATTTGCTAAAAACATTAAGGAAGAGTCAGAAAAAAAATCGGATATTAAAAAATTACCAAAGAGAAAAAGAGGTTGGAGAAAATCTCAATTTGCGGTTGCAGCGGTTATTAGTTTTGGTATATTAACGGGTTCCGTATTCCTAAATCCAACTATGGCGGAAGTGGTATCAAAAATCCCATACTTAGGACAAATATTCCAAAAACCTATACCTGAAGTGATTTGGGAAGTGTTAGAAAAAGAAGGGTATAAAACGGCAGGAATTGGCATGGGTATATGGGAAGGAAAACCACAGTTTGACATACAGCTGCAAGGGACGGAGGAATACGTCAGTCAAGAAAGGGAACATGTATTAACTATTTTGTCCGAAACTTTGAATAATAAAGGCTATGATAATTACGAGTTAAAGGTTTCTGACGTGAAGGAAGTATCTCCTTTCCTAGCTGAGATAGTAAAACAAAGAGAGCAACTAGGAGACAAGTTAATGCAGGATTTACAAGTTGCAGGGTATTCAATTATGAATATTAATGCATATAGCCCTGTTGTTAAAGTGTACATCCCGATAGCCGATGAAGATAAGGAAGTAGAAATCTATAAGGCGGTGATTAAACTTTTGGAAGCAAACAATACACCTAAACAAGTTCAGGTTATAACTCGAAACGTTTCGGAGGAAGAAATTGAGATGCAGTGGAAGCCTTTCATGATGAGCATTGAAGAAGAGTTTTTCCTGAAAAAAGAGTACGGGGTAGCTGACATTAAATATTCCTATAAGCCTGAAAAAGTGACGATTACCATTAAGACAAATATCGAATCAACGGATGTAAAGTCAAATGAGACGGTAACCAAAATCCGAAAAGGAATTACTGAGTTCCTAGATAGTGAAGAAGTAAAAATAAAGGTAGGGAATCAAAAATATGAGCTAATTGTTCGAGATAAGAAAGGCAATGATTTTCCCTTTTAA
- a CDS encoding alpha/beta fold hydrolase: MKKTFGEYATNNGSIEYSIVGIGEPVLVFHGGHSNCKEEFGYKALLENGFSIITPSRAGYGKTSKEIGDTLSIACDNYAKLLQHLNIEKVHVLAISAGGPTGIIFAEKFPHFTRSLTLQSAVTKEWLTPKDWTYMAASMLFNSRIEKYTWGMISAMSNRFPHLIFKLMFSSFSTLKYKDAKDKINGNDIALTAQMNNRQRSGHGFLIDLSQTMELSVKDLKSINCPTLIMHSKFDSSVSIEHAKLAHENILHSKLCLLDTWGHLIWLGNLSKNTDEIVINFLKENNN, translated from the coding sequence TTGAAGAAAACATTTGGTGAGTATGCGACTAATAATGGGTCTATTGAATACTCGATTGTAGGGATAGGAGAACCAGTACTCGTTTTTCATGGTGGACATTCAAATTGTAAAGAAGAATTTGGATATAAAGCATTATTAGAGAATGGCTTCTCAATTATCACACCTTCTAGAGCAGGCTACGGGAAAACTTCTAAGGAAATAGGTGATACCCTTTCCATTGCCTGTGACAATTACGCAAAGCTATTACAGCATTTAAATATAGAAAAAGTTCACGTATTGGCTATATCAGCTGGTGGACCAACAGGGATTATTTTTGCGGAAAAATTTCCACACTTTACCCGTTCACTTACTTTACAATCTGCAGTTACTAAAGAATGGCTCACTCCAAAGGATTGGACATATATGGCAGCATCGATGTTATTTAATTCTAGAATTGAAAAGTATACTTGGGGCATGATTTCAGCGATGAGTAATCGTTTTCCTCACCTTATTTTCAAACTGATGTTTTCTTCTTTTAGCACTTTAAAATACAAAGATGCAAAAGACAAAATTAATGGCAATGACATTGCATTAACTGCTCAAATGAATAATCGCCAACGCTCTGGACATGGCTTCTTAATTGATTTATCACAAACTATGGAACTATCTGTTAAAGATTTGAAATCTATAAATTGTCCTACCTTAATTATGCATAGTAAGTTTGATAGTTCAGTTAGTATAGAACATGCAAAGCTAGCCCACGAAAATATCCTACATTCAAAACTATGTCTATTGGATACTTGGGGACACTTGATCTGGCTTGGTAACTTATCCAAAAATACTGACGAGATAGTCATAAACTTTTTAAAAGAAAATAACAATTGA